Proteins encoded within one genomic window of Gimesia chilikensis:
- a CDS encoding CBS domain-containing protein, which translates to MQVRVRDLMTQSPVSVPLGTTLQQAARRMIEAESPEVYVTDHQMRLVGVVPEYNFLKQKLQLADMNAPVESIMHVQLETLSPDDDALLQAPLFRDRRNSCMPVTDEGLLIGKLTCRDLFRLMLTLDEVDCETEQEVKVSSTTEFHSSTQDINPPHLNRVNSHRQLLQLHGLIDD; encoded by the coding sequence ATGCAGGTACGAGTTCGTGATCTGATGACCCAGAGTCCTGTCAGTGTGCCACTGGGAACAACTCTTCAGCAAGCCGCCCGGCGCATGATCGAAGCAGAATCGCCTGAAGTTTATGTGACAGACCATCAAATGCGACTGGTCGGCGTTGTTCCCGAGTACAATTTTCTGAAACAGAAATTGCAGCTCGCTGACATGAATGCCCCCGTTGAATCAATCATGCATGTTCAGCTGGAAACCCTCTCACCGGATGACGATGCCCTGCTGCAGGCTCCCCTGTTCCGAGATCGTCGCAACAGCTGTATGCCTGTAACAGATGAGGGACTGCTGATCGGAAAACTGACCTGCCGCGACCTGTTCCGCCTGATGCTGACATTAGATGAAGTCGACTGCGAGACAGAGCAGGAAGTGAAAGTGTCTTCCACGACAGAATTTCACTCATCAACGCAGGACATCAATCCGCCACACCTGAATCGAGTCAATTCTCATCGCCAGCTGCTGCAGCTGCATGGTCTGATTGACGACTAG
- a CDS encoding alpha/beta hydrolase family protein, giving the protein MFQKLWSTCLDEVVGFYLLHRFFYYQKQPLVISSARETTPELQSGELDQFFSPKPDPAQLEYQSELRPASKTTFPSAEVNDFRFQSSVASGFPENDRVKGRHWKSTVQSTQSNNPERLTVVAVDGIVQLGVRSFNRLAERLTPHGIDVVMLDSPFNFRRTPPGYRPGQLIAGGNIDHQLMVARQGVLDLWSLILTLQSQGHRIGLMGISHGAWLTLIATLLVENLEFAHAITPPVDLLRILDEGGTVVNAIRRGASHDPPEEAQLETLCKPLRLNQWEPLLSPDQIHLHIADFDRFVPSLRIAELAEQWGTRVSHHKLGHIEATTGPKVVYQVAEEILQGHQ; this is encoded by the coding sequence ATGTTTCAAAAGCTCTGGTCGACTTGCCTGGATGAGGTTGTTGGTTTCTATCTCCTGCATCGGTTCTTCTACTACCAAAAGCAACCGCTGGTGATCTCGAGTGCGCGTGAAACCACGCCGGAACTCCAGAGTGGCGAGTTAGACCAGTTTTTTTCTCCGAAACCAGATCCAGCCCAGCTGGAGTATCAGTCCGAGTTACGTCCGGCCTCCAAGACTACATTCCCCTCTGCGGAAGTAAATGACTTCAGGTTCCAGTCCAGCGTCGCCAGCGGTTTTCCTGAAAATGACCGCGTCAAAGGTCGCCACTGGAAATCGACCGTTCAATCCACGCAGAGCAACAACCCGGAACGTCTGACCGTTGTCGCCGTTGATGGAATTGTGCAGTTGGGTGTCCGCAGCTTTAACAGGCTGGCGGAACGATTAACGCCACACGGCATCGATGTGGTCATGCTGGACAGCCCTTTCAATTTCCGTCGCACTCCCCCGGGATACCGACCTGGCCAGTTAATCGCAGGGGGAAATATCGACCACCAGTTGATGGTCGCCCGGCAGGGAGTTCTCGATCTCTGGAGTCTGATTCTGACACTCCAGTCTCAGGGACATCGTATCGGTCTGATGGGCATCAGTCACGGGGCCTGGTTAACGCTGATAGCGACTCTGCTGGTGGAAAACCTCGAATTCGCGCATGCAATTACGCCTCCTGTCGATCTCTTGCGAATTCTTGATGAAGGGGGCACTGTAGTAAATGCAATCCGCCGCGGCGCCAGTCACGATCCGCCCGAGGAAGCTCAACTGGAAACGCTTTGTAAACCACTGCGATTGAATCAGTGGGAACCGTTATTATCTCCCGATCAGATTCATCTGCATATCGCCGACTTTGATCGCTTTGTCCCCTCACTGCGGATCGCAGAGCTGGCAGAACAATGGGGCACCAGGGTCTCGCATCACAAACTCGGGCACATTGAGGCGACCACGGGGCCGAAAGTCGTCTATCAGGTCGCAGAAGAGATTCTGCAGGGCCATCAGTAA
- a CDS encoding TlpA family protein disulfide reductase, translating to MILTKLIHNLRQQSLFRTALVCSLLLLTFSCSSQESQETTKTEPQPEAVPSETATPETKPAKAEEIKLTLSDAAGFEEILKQQQGKVVLVDFWATWCIPCVKNFHHTVEWNQKLADQGLSVISVSMDESDEATQKAVREFLEKQNAQFTNVLATAADDKDPMETFGIDDGALPHYRIYDRSGKLVKKFSFADPSQEITQADIEAAIESALKQKPE from the coding sequence ATGATCCTTACAAAACTGATACACAACCTTCGTCAGCAAAGTCTGTTTCGCACCGCTCTCGTTTGCAGCCTGCTGCTACTCACATTCAGCTGCTCGTCACAGGAAAGCCAGGAAACAACAAAAACTGAGCCGCAGCCCGAAGCTGTTCCCTCTGAGACAGCAACTCCCGAAACCAAACCCGCTAAGGCAGAAGAAATCAAACTGACCTTAAGCGATGCCGCCGGTTTTGAAGAGATCCTCAAGCAACAGCAGGGTAAAGTCGTTCTGGTTGATTTCTGGGCGACCTGGTGTATTCCCTGCGTCAAGAATTTCCACCATACAGTGGAATGGAATCAGAAACTCGCCGATCAGGGGTTGAGTGTGATCTCGGTCAGCATGGATGAATCAGACGAGGCAACTCAGAAAGCCGTTCGCGAATTTCTCGAAAAGCAGAATGCGCAATTCACTAACGTCCTGGCGACCGCAGCCGATGACAAGGATCCGATGGAGACCTTTGGAATCGACGACGGCGCGCTCCCGCATTACCGTATCTACGACCGCAGTGGGAAACTAGTTAAGAAATTCTCTTTTGCAGACCCCAGCCAGGAAATCACGCAGGCAGATATTGAAGCAGCAATCGAATCAGCCCTGAAACAGAAACCGGAATAA
- a CDS encoding c-type cytochrome yields the protein MNFPGKTFLICTVLSLSLLADLHTPLQAGSPEISVQIERLENTWLYEVADGDYQILVEGEPLKRITGAELPALRDLEIKLQKQKQNDPRAAQQLNALLIAMGRIADEPTLIYLHELFESYPERRNDVAEAISWYSQENQRRDADWRILVRSLNIVEGKQARAVMQALTRFHRRSNKAQWIRQVILVGLQQNPEGQAIAVKLLEHWTGQHPEQSGEAASSPLVAWQKWFAQKYPDELPAELPVEPEDSRWKYAGLLKELKNESTKPANLKLGAEAFVKATCVKCHLFGKTGEKIGPDLTHVSRRFQQKEILQATIFPSHFVSEEYPTFTIITSAGKSYTGMMGAAGPDEIMLLTSEGKRQLIKKKDVDEIIPVKKSSMPDGLLNLLSKAEAVQLIRYLSRLPEGASEAYRHTTR from the coding sequence ATGAATTTCCCTGGCAAAACGTTTCTGATCTGCACAGTACTGAGTCTCTCTCTGTTAGCGGATCTTCACACACCTCTCCAAGCCGGTTCACCAGAGATCTCCGTACAAATTGAGCGATTGGAAAACACCTGGTTGTATGAAGTCGCGGATGGTGACTATCAGATTCTGGTGGAAGGAGAACCTCTGAAACGCATTACCGGGGCAGAGTTGCCTGCTTTACGCGATCTGGAGATCAAGTTACAGAAACAGAAGCAGAATGATCCTCGGGCAGCGCAACAGCTGAATGCACTGTTGATTGCCATGGGACGCATTGCGGACGAACCGACTTTGATCTATCTGCATGAACTTTTCGAATCTTATCCCGAGCGAAGAAATGATGTGGCTGAGGCTATCAGCTGGTATTCACAAGAGAATCAGCGCCGGGACGCCGACTGGCGGATTCTGGTACGGTCGTTAAATATCGTCGAAGGAAAACAGGCCCGGGCTGTGATGCAGGCATTGACCCGCTTTCACAGGCGATCCAACAAAGCACAATGGATTCGGCAGGTGATTCTGGTCGGGCTGCAGCAGAATCCTGAGGGGCAGGCAATTGCAGTGAAACTGCTGGAGCACTGGACTGGACAACATCCCGAACAGTCGGGAGAAGCTGCTTCTTCTCCGCTCGTGGCCTGGCAGAAATGGTTTGCTCAAAAATATCCGGACGAACTTCCCGCGGAACTTCCGGTGGAACCAGAGGACAGCCGCTGGAAATATGCCGGCCTGTTAAAAGAATTGAAGAACGAGTCGACAAAACCGGCTAATCTGAAGCTGGGAGCTGAAGCATTTGTTAAGGCGACCTGTGTCAAATGTCATCTCTTTGGAAAAACAGGTGAGAAGATCGGACCTGATCTGACTCATGTCAGCAGGCGTTTCCAGCAGAAGGAAATCCTGCAGGCGACCATCTTTCCTTCTCATTTCGTTTCGGAAGAATATCCCACGTTTACCATTATTACCAGTGCCGGTAAGTCTTATACCGGCATGATGGGCGCAGCGGGACCCGATGAGATCATGTTGTTGACCAGTGAAGGCAAACGACAGCTCATTAAAAAGAAGGATGTAGATGAGATCATCCCCGTCAAGAAATCGTCAATGCCTGATGGACTGCTGAATCTACTGTCGAAAGCTGAGGCCGTCCAGCTGATTCGCTATCTGTCCCGACTGCCTGAAGGTGCGTCAGAAGCATATCGGCATACAACGCGATAG
- the cls gene encoding cardiolipin synthase, protein MDWITATISLTGYLITLALIPHILLQKKRHPVSTVSWILSILLLPGLGGIIYLFFGINRVQRRSRSKERANQSLAPKLPQIIQNQLLSNDEYLVLNQNLMRLAQNIAHTVPTYGNSIELLTDTNRTLGLIKQAILNAQHSLHLEYYIWQPDQSGTMLRDLLIEKAKAGVEVRFLYDGFGSMNLRNHFFKPMIAAGIQVAPFLPGASFRERWSINLRNHRKIVIVDGNVAFTGGMNIGDEYLGLHQNLGFWRDTHLKIEGPETLQLQQVFAEDWFFATGEALTHSQYYPHPETDGNVTAQTLCSGPEKNADVFLTLMFAAINEARESLLLTTSYFVPPESLTTALESAARRGVHVRLLVSGKSANPSTVHAGRSYYDSLLDAGVEIYEYNKGILHSKTLTIDGCWSLVGTANFDSRSLILNFEVGLAIYDRKFAQRLRETCEQDLLDATRITEAEWDQRSRLVILKQNIYRLFAPVM, encoded by the coding sequence ATGGACTGGATTACAGCCACAATCTCACTTACCGGTTACCTGATTACTCTGGCGCTGATTCCCCACATCCTGCTACAGAAGAAACGACACCCCGTTTCCACCGTTTCCTGGATTCTAAGTATTCTGCTGCTCCCCGGTCTGGGTGGTATCATTTATCTCTTCTTTGGAATCAACCGCGTTCAACGGCGTTCCAGATCGAAAGAGCGGGCCAATCAGTCGCTGGCTCCCAAACTCCCCCAGATCATTCAAAACCAGCTGCTCTCCAACGATGAGTACCTGGTCTTGAATCAGAATCTGATGCGGCTTGCACAAAACATCGCCCATACCGTGCCTACCTATGGCAACAGTATCGAACTGTTGACAGATACCAACCGCACACTGGGCCTGATTAAACAGGCGATTCTGAACGCCCAACATTCCCTGCACCTGGAATACTATATCTGGCAACCCGATCAATCAGGAACAATGCTACGCGACCTGCTGATCGAAAAAGCAAAAGCCGGCGTTGAAGTTCGCTTTCTCTACGACGGTTTCGGGTCAATGAATCTCAGGAACCACTTTTTCAAGCCGATGATTGCCGCAGGAATACAGGTCGCCCCCTTCCTGCCAGGTGCTTCTTTTCGCGAACGCTGGTCAATCAATCTACGCAACCATCGTAAAATTGTGATTGTCGACGGTAACGTGGCATTCACCGGTGGTATGAACATCGGAGATGAATATCTGGGGCTGCATCAGAATCTTGGCTTCTGGCGCGATACCCATCTCAAAATCGAAGGTCCCGAAACACTGCAGCTGCAACAGGTGTTTGCAGAAGACTGGTTCTTCGCCACTGGGGAAGCCCTGACGCATTCGCAGTATTATCCCCATCCGGAAACCGATGGGAACGTCACAGCACAGACACTCTGTTCTGGGCCGGAAAAAAATGCGGATGTTTTCCTGACCCTGATGTTTGCCGCCATCAACGAAGCCCGCGAGAGTCTGTTACTGACAACCTCTTATTTCGTCCCGCCGGAATCTTTAACAACCGCGCTGGAATCAGCAGCGCGGCGGGGAGTTCATGTCAGGTTACTGGTTTCCGGCAAGTCAGCAAATCCCTCGACCGTACATGCCGGCCGCTCTTATTACGACTCCCTGCTCGATGCCGGCGTGGAAATCTATGAGTACAACAAAGGAATCCTGCATTCGAAAACGCTCACGATCGATGGATGCTGGTCCCTCGTGGGGACCGCCAACTTTGATTCCCGCAGCCTGATTCTCAATTTCGAGGTCGGACTGGCAATCTATGACCGCAAGTTTGCCCAGCGGCTGAGAGAAACCTGTGAGCAGGACCTGCTGGATGCCACCAGAATCACTGAGGCTGAGTGGGACCAACGCAGCAGACTGGTGATATTAAAACAGAATATTTATCGCCTGTTTGCGCCAGTCATGTAA
- a CDS encoding alpha-2-macroglobulin family protein, whose amino-acid sequence MLVSLTSLGVYLFAAEKSPPKARSLADSYQKQGNYGDAWELYQKLATRQDSSATEVVHDLQAGIQCLQRLNRVSEIDAFREAILKVHSDEPLVLSSLAETLIQGPYFGYIIDGKFIRGHQRGGSRYVNTREQDRLRALQLMSQAVEELKSSNDPTLAAQIYADYARYLMSGRQGRDAWKLQILTDLEATPDYQSVGAEPGNWFRGEPSGGPEGAPVDANGKPVYYRVPESWEEAANDGERWRWMLAESVKQEPGREGRALLEVANFTRSQFGVQTLQQYFPLLYRSRAMDDAKEEEQVNPYSLESLKESETLARLATGIQRFELPADQNYILLYQKVISLGKSNQAENALAQLTSVFENRRQYPEAAKYLQQNIQEYGDPGQNKQKHLKQIVGNWGEFAPTQTQAAGQGAKVDYRFRNGKQVHFEAYEINVAELLKDVKDYLKSHPDRLDWNKINISNLGYRLVQEQQKKYQGALVSRWDMKLEPLEGHRDRRVTVATPLQNAGAYLLIAKMEDGNTSRIVVWLDDTVIVHKRMADRTFYYVADARSGQPVPNANLEFFGYQNKYVARNQRQTLTASFAEQTDENGQAFPEKNLLKREFQWIAIARTKSGRFAYQGFDRFWYQPSPQEEYQVNKIYGITDRPVYRPGQKVDYKFWVRNVGYDLSKSEEALFDQREVTLKLIGRDQKQIFEKTLTTDEYGGANGEWEIPQDAALGSYSFVVEVKYDFPPGNKRNRKFASSFSFRVEEYKKPEYEVSVEAPDEPVALGDTIKAKIKAKYYFGSPVINAEVKYKVTRTSYEQHWYPYDPWDWLYGSGYWWFTSDHPWYPGWGRWGCIAPGPWWIHRRSAPPEVVMSNTVPIGSNGEVEIEIDTALAKAIHGDEDHRYEITAEVVDESRRTIVGKGSVLVAREPFKVFAWMNRGYYRVGDSMTASFKAQTLDQKPVQGTGKIVLYRITYNQQGEPQETAVQEWDVNPQEDGTINQKMSATQAGQYRVACVVTDKQGKQIEGGSLFTIRGEGFDGKEYRFNDLEIIVEKKNYQPGEKVRLLINTNQPGSTILLFLRPVNGIYQKPQVLKLAGKSTTYELDLTRKDLPNLFVEAVTIHQGQVFTEAREIAVPPEKQVVNLEVESSETEYKPGQNATVKLKVTDAEGNPVEGSLVVSVYDKSVEYISGGSNVSDIKSFFWKWKRSHHPLTYSSLSRSFHNLLKQGEVGMQVLGAFGNLIPANADKSDQFGVMEGPGPGVLPAMKSGRATPMAGVPLSMAPAEEKASELQADAAVSSAGSSAVVEPAVRQNFADTAFWNGAINPDRDGLAEVSFKMPENLTSWRIRSWSMGTGTMVGEGQREVVTRKNLIIRLQAPRFFTETDEVVLSANVHNYLKTSKDVKVVLELDGDALEPLDELTQMVTIDANGEKRIDWRVKASRAGFAVIRMKALTDEESDAMQMTFPVKVHGILKTESFTGSIRPADTSAQISFQIPGQRTTELSRLELRYSPSLAGAMVDALPYLIYNPHKTTDCTLYRFLPTVMTQNILKRMGLDLKEIERKRTNLNAQEIGDDQKRAEQWKRYGQNPIFNQAELDLIVKQGVADLTSMQLSDGGWGWFSGWQERSSPFFTARVVQGLALAQQSDVALVPGTLERGVEWLKNYQQQEVRKLLNAPAKTKPYKEYASNLDAYVFLVLVNQGVTNEQMYDFLYRDRTKLSVYALGMLGLASHKLERQDRLTMLMDNMDQYLVQDPENQTAYLNLPENNWWWHWYGNEVEANAYYLKLLSKVDPQNPKAAQLVKYLLNNRKHATYWSSVSDTAIAVEALAEYWTASGEDQPDLTLEVYLDGEKQKEVKITTADLFTYDNKFVLEGDALTAGAHRLEIRKQGRGPVYYNAYVTYFTKEDFITATGLEVKVERKYYQLIPEDADIKTSGSEGQVVDQRVEKYQRQEITRETALKSGDLVEVELIFDSKNDYEYLVFEDFRAAGLEPVELRSGYSYNGLRNYQEFRDDRVVFYIRQLPRGKHSLNYRLRAEIPGKFSGLPTTGEGMYAPELKANSDEMKLQIIDK is encoded by the coding sequence ATGCTGGTTAGCCTGACCTCGCTGGGAGTTTATCTCTTTGCGGCAGAAAAAAGTCCGCCCAAAGCCCGTTCGCTGGCAGATTCCTATCAGAAACAGGGAAACTACGGGGATGCCTGGGAGCTGTATCAGAAGCTGGCAACCCGACAGGACAGTTCAGCAACAGAGGTGGTGCATGATCTGCAGGCAGGCATCCAGTGTCTGCAGCGTTTGAATCGTGTCAGTGAAATCGACGCATTTCGAGAAGCGATTCTCAAAGTACACAGCGACGAACCGCTGGTTCTCTCCAGTCTTGCAGAAACACTGATTCAGGGACCTTATTTCGGATATATCATCGATGGTAAGTTCATCCGCGGTCACCAGCGGGGTGGCAGTCGATATGTGAATACACGGGAACAGGACCGTCTCCGGGCATTACAGTTGATGAGTCAGGCGGTTGAGGAATTGAAGTCATCCAATGATCCAACGCTCGCAGCCCAGATTTATGCTGACTATGCCAGATACCTGATGTCAGGCCGTCAGGGACGCGATGCCTGGAAGCTTCAGATTTTGACTGATCTAGAGGCAACCCCCGACTACCAGAGCGTCGGGGCAGAACCTGGCAACTGGTTTCGTGGTGAACCCAGCGGAGGGCCGGAAGGGGCGCCCGTGGATGCGAATGGCAAGCCCGTTTACTATCGAGTGCCCGAGTCCTGGGAGGAAGCGGCTAATGATGGAGAACGCTGGCGCTGGATGCTGGCAGAATCAGTCAAACAGGAGCCCGGGCGGGAAGGGCGTGCGCTTCTGGAAGTCGCGAATTTTACCCGCAGTCAGTTTGGCGTACAGACCCTGCAGCAATACTTTCCCCTGCTGTACCGGTCTCGCGCGATGGACGATGCCAAGGAGGAAGAGCAGGTTAATCCCTATTCTCTGGAGAGTCTGAAAGAATCCGAAACCCTCGCACGTCTGGCAACGGGCATTCAACGCTTCGAATTGCCCGCCGATCAGAATTATATTCTGCTGTATCAGAAGGTGATCTCACTGGGTAAAAGCAACCAGGCGGAAAACGCACTGGCTCAATTGACGAGTGTCTTCGAGAACCGGAGACAGTATCCAGAAGCTGCTAAATACCTGCAGCAGAACATTCAAGAGTATGGTGATCCCGGGCAAAATAAACAGAAGCATCTGAAGCAGATTGTTGGCAATTGGGGAGAATTCGCACCCACTCAAACACAGGCGGCAGGTCAGGGGGCTAAGGTCGATTATCGTTTCCGGAACGGTAAGCAGGTCCATTTTGAAGCGTATGAGATCAACGTTGCTGAATTGTTGAAAGATGTCAAAGACTATCTCAAGTCACATCCGGACCGCCTGGACTGGAATAAAATCAATATTTCGAACCTGGGATATCGTCTGGTTCAGGAACAGCAGAAAAAATATCAGGGAGCACTGGTTTCTCGCTGGGATATGAAACTGGAACCTCTGGAAGGACACCGGGACCGTCGTGTGACTGTCGCCACCCCGCTGCAGAATGCAGGAGCATATCTGCTGATCGCGAAAATGGAAGACGGGAATACCAGTCGGATTGTCGTCTGGCTGGATGATACCGTCATCGTGCATAAGCGGATGGCAGACCGGACCTTCTACTATGTGGCTGATGCCCGCAGCGGACAGCCGGTGCCCAATGCGAATCTGGAGTTTTTTGGATATCAGAACAAATACGTCGCCCGTAATCAGCGACAGACTCTGACCGCCAGTTTTGCAGAGCAGACCGATGAGAACGGTCAGGCATTTCCTGAAAAGAATCTGCTGAAACGCGAGTTTCAATGGATTGCCATCGCCCGTACGAAGTCAGGTCGATTTGCTTACCAGGGGTTCGATCGATTCTGGTACCAGCCGTCCCCCCAGGAAGAGTATCAAGTCAACAAGATTTATGGGATCACTGATCGTCCCGTCTACCGTCCCGGACAGAAGGTCGATTATAAGTTCTGGGTGCGGAACGTGGGCTATGATCTTTCGAAATCTGAGGAAGCCCTGTTTGATCAACGTGAGGTTACTTTAAAGCTGATCGGGCGAGATCAGAAACAGATCTTTGAAAAAACGCTGACGACCGACGAGTATGGCGGTGCAAACGGGGAGTGGGAGATTCCCCAAGATGCCGCTCTGGGCTCTTACAGTTTTGTGGTCGAAGTCAAATATGATTTTCCACCGGGGAATAAACGAAATCGCAAATTTGCTTCGTCGTTCTCGTTCCGCGTCGAGGAGTATAAGAAGCCGGAATACGAAGTCTCAGTCGAGGCACCTGATGAACCCGTGGCGCTGGGAGATACTATTAAAGCCAAAATTAAGGCAAAGTACTATTTTGGCAGTCCGGTGATCAACGCGGAAGTCAAATACAAAGTAACGCGAACCTCTTACGAACAGCACTGGTATCCCTATGATCCATGGGACTGGTTGTACGGATCCGGTTACTGGTGGTTTACCAGTGATCATCCCTGGTATCCCGGTTGGGGCCGCTGGGGATGTATTGCCCCCGGTCCGTGGTGGATCCATCGTCGCTCTGCACCACCAGAAGTTGTGATGTCGAATACGGTTCCGATTGGCAGCAATGGTGAGGTTGAAATCGAGATCGACACAGCACTGGCGAAAGCGATTCACGGCGATGAAGATCATCGATATGAGATTACAGCGGAAGTCGTTGACGAGTCTCGGCGTACGATCGTGGGAAAAGGATCGGTACTGGTAGCCCGTGAACCTTTCAAAGTATTTGCCTGGATGAATCGGGGTTATTATCGGGTTGGTGATTCGATGACGGCCAGCTTCAAGGCACAGACACTCGATCAGAAACCGGTCCAGGGAACCGGGAAGATCGTGCTATACCGCATTACCTACAATCAACAGGGGGAACCACAGGAAACGGCGGTCCAGGAATGGGACGTCAATCCTCAAGAGGACGGTACAATCAATCAAAAGATGTCCGCGACTCAGGCCGGACAATATCGAGTTGCCTGTGTTGTGACTGACAAGCAGGGAAAACAGATTGAAGGAGGCTCACTGTTCACGATCCGAGGTGAAGGTTTTGACGGCAAGGAGTATCGATTCAATGACCTGGAAATCATTGTCGAAAAGAAAAATTACCAGCCGGGGGAAAAAGTCCGTTTGTTGATCAATACGAATCAGCCGGGCAGCACCATTTTGTTGTTTTTGCGTCCCGTGAATGGAATCTACCAGAAACCACAGGTGCTCAAGCTGGCTGGAAAAAGCACCACTTATGAGCTGGACCTGACGCGCAAGGATCTGCCAAACCTGTTTGTGGAAGCTGTGACAATTCACCAGGGGCAGGTATTTACCGAAGCACGTGAAATTGCCGTTCCACCAGAAAAACAGGTGGTCAATCTGGAAGTCGAATCTTCTGAAACCGAATATAAGCCCGGTCAGAACGCGACCGTAAAGTTGAAGGTGACCGATGCGGAAGGAAATCCGGTTGAGGGTTCCCTGGTGGTAAGCGTCTATGACAAGAGTGTGGAGTACATCAGCGGCGGTTCGAATGTGAGTGATATCAAATCATTCTTCTGGAAATGGAAACGTTCACATCACCCTTTGACCTACAGTAGCCTCAGTCGGAGTTTTCATAACCTGCTCAAGCAAGGTGAAGTCGGCATGCAGGTGCTGGGGGCCTTTGGCAATCTCATACCTGCCAACGCTGATAAGTCAGATCAATTCGGAGTCATGGAAGGCCCGGGGCCGGGTGTCTTACCAGCTATGAAGTCTGGCAGAGCAACCCCCATGGCGGGAGTCCCCCTCAGCATGGCCCCTGCCGAAGAAAAGGCAAGTGAGTTACAGGCAGATGCTGCTGTGTCTTCGGCAGGATCTTCAGCTGTAGTCGAACCAGCCGTTCGTCAGAATTTTGCAGATACCGCCTTTTGGAATGGCGCGATCAATCCGGACCGGGATGGGTTAGCTGAGGTCTCCTTTAAGATGCCCGAGAATCTGACCAGCTGGAGGATTCGGAGCTGGTCAATGGGCACAGGGACCATGGTCGGTGAAGGTCAGCGTGAAGTCGTCACTCGTAAAAATCTGATTATTCGGCTCCAGGCTCCCCGGTTCTTTACAGAGACTGATGAAGTCGTGCTGAGTGCGAACGTGCATAACTACCTGAAGACATCCAAGGATGTGAAGGTAGTGCTCGAACTGGACGGCGATGCGCTGGAACCGCTGGATGAACTGACTCAGATGGTGACGATTGACGCCAATGGCGAGAAACGGATTGACTGGCGGGTCAAAGCCTCACGGGCCGGTTTTGCCGTGATTCGCATGAAAGCATTGACCGATGAGGAATCCGATGCGATGCAGATGACCTTCCCGGTCAAAGTACACGGAATTTTAAAGACAGAATCCTTTACCGGCAGTATTCGTCCCGCTGATACTTCGGCCCAGATCAGTTTTCAGATTCCCGGTCAGCGGACGACGGAACTCAGTCGCCTGGAACTGCGTTATTCCCCCTCACTGGCAGGAGCGATGGTCGATGCACTGCCTTATCTGATTTACAACCCCCATAAAACTACAGACTGCACCCTGTATCGTTTTCTCCCAACCGTGATGACCCAGAACATTCTGAAACGAATGGGGCTGGATCTTAAGGAGATTGAGCGGAAACGGACCAATCTGAATGCCCAGGAAATTGGCGATGATCAGAAACGGGCTGAACAGTGGAAACGCTATGGTCAGAATCCGATCTTCAATCAGGCTGAGTTGGATCTGATTGTGAAGCAGGGAGTCGCAGATTTGACCAGTATGCAGCTGTCTGATGGTGGCTGGGGCTGGTTCTCTGGCTGGCAGGAACGGTCTTCTCCCTTCTTCACTGCCCGGGTTGTACAGGGGCTGGCCCTGGCGCAGCAGAGCGATGTTGCGCTGGTGCCTGGCACTTTGGAACGCGGCGTCGAGTGGTTGAAGAACTACCAGCAACAGGAAGTTCGGAAGCTTCTGAATGCACCAGCTAAAACGAAACCCTACAAAGAATATGCGTCCAACCTGGATGCCTATGTGTTCCTGGTTCTGGTCAATCAGGGCGTCACCAATGAGCAGATGTATGATTTCCTGTATCGGGATCGGACTAAATTATCGGTCTATGCCTTGGGGATGCTGGGACTGGCGTCTCATAAGCTGGAACGTCAGGATCGTCTGACGATGCTGATGGATAACATGGACCAGTACCTGGTACAGGATCCTGAAAATCAGACCGCTTATCTTAATCTGCCAGAAAACAACTGGTGGTGGCACTGGTACGGTAATGAAGTGGAAGCGAATGCCTACTACCTGAAGCTGTTGTCGAAAGTGGACCCGCAGAACCCCAAAGCGGCACAGCTGGTCAAGTATCTGCTTAACAACCGCAAGCACGCCACCTACTGGAGTTCTGTGTCGGACACTGCGATCGCAGTCGAAGCACTAGCCGAATACTGGACTGCCAGTGGAGAAGATCAACCCGATCTGACTCTCGAAGTCTACCTGGACGGTGAGAAACAGAAAGAGGTGAAAATTACTACCGCCGATCTGTTTACCTATGACAACAAGTTTGTCCTGGAAGGGGATGCATTGACTGCGGGGGCTCATCGTCTGGAGATTCGGAAGCAGGGGCGTGGGCCGGTTTACTATAATGCTTATGTGACGTACTTCACCAAGGAAGATTTCATCACAGCCACAGGTCTGGAAGTCAAAGTGGAGCGGAAGTATTACCAGCTGATTCCCGAAGACGCAGACATTAAAACGTCCGGCTCGGAAGGTCAGGTCGTCGATCAGCGCGTGGAGAAATACCAGCGTCAGGAAATCACACGTGAGACGGCACTCAAGAGTGGCGACCTGGTGGAAGTGGAATTGATCTTCGACAGCAAAAATGACTATGAATATCTGGTATTCGAAGATTTCCGCGCCGCTGGTCTGGAACCGGTCGAACTCCGCAGCGGATACTCCTACAACGGACTGAGGAACTATCAGGAATTTCGGGATGACCGTGTGGTCTTTTACATCCGGCAACTGCCCCGCGGAAAACATAGTCTGAATTATCGGTTACGAGCCGAAATCCCCGGGAAGTTCAGTGGCTTACCGACTACGGGTGAGGGCATGTATGCTCCCGAACTCAAAGCCAATTCCGACGAAATGAAACTGCAAATCATCGATAAATAA